A genomic window from Aquipuribacter hungaricus includes:
- a CDS encoding carbohydrate ABC transporter permease, which translates to MDLLLSADSTGDKLITMVAAIILFVAVMGVLLFAVDRPRNVPSWLVFLAFVGPAALLLLWGLIRPAILTIYQSFFDRRGETFVGLDNFVALATSNDLRSVLVNTIIWVLIVPVAATFLGLLYAVVVDRSPVEALAKALIFLPMAISLVGASIIWRFVYEYKADIGDIQQIGLLNQILVWLGQEPYQFLLNGPWNTFFLIVVFIWVQTGFAMTILSAAIKAIPDDVTEAARLDGVTGMQMFRHITVPGIRPALVVVLTTIAIGTLKVFDIVRTMTGGNYGTSVVANEFYTQAFRQSNAGLGAALATILFVLVVPIVVYNVRQMRISEDVR; encoded by the coding sequence ATGGATCTACTGCTCTCTGCCGACAGCACCGGCGACAAGCTCATCACGATGGTCGCGGCCATCATCCTGTTCGTCGCGGTCATGGGCGTGCTGCTCTTCGCCGTGGACCGGCCCAGGAACGTCCCGTCGTGGCTGGTCTTCCTGGCTTTCGTCGGCCCGGCGGCGCTGCTGCTGCTGTGGGGCCTCATCCGGCCGGCGATCCTCACGATCTACCAGTCGTTCTTCGACCGCCGGGGCGAGACGTTCGTCGGCCTCGACAACTTCGTCGCGCTGGCCACGAGCAACGACCTGCGCTCGGTGCTGGTCAACACCATCATCTGGGTCCTCATCGTCCCCGTCGCCGCCACGTTCCTCGGCCTGCTGTACGCGGTCGTCGTCGACCGCTCGCCGGTCGAGGCCCTGGCCAAGGCGCTCATCTTCCTGCCGATGGCGATCTCGCTCGTCGGCGCCAGCATCATCTGGCGCTTCGTCTACGAGTACAAGGCCGACATCGGCGACATCCAGCAGATCGGCCTGCTCAACCAGATCCTGGTCTGGCTGGGCCAGGAGCCCTACCAGTTCCTGCTCAACGGCCCGTGGAACACGTTCTTCCTCATCGTCGTGTTCATCTGGGTGCAGACCGGCTTCGCCATGACGATCCTGTCCGCGGCCATCAAGGCCATCCCCGACGACGTCACCGAGGCCGCGCGCCTGGACGGCGTCACCGGGATGCAGATGTTCCGCCACATCACCGTCCCCGGCATCCGCCCGGCGCTGGTGGTCGTGCTGACGACCATCGCCATCGGCACGCTCAAGGTCTTCGACATCGTCCGCACCATGACCGGCGGCAACTACGGCACGTCGGTGGTCGCCAACGAGTTCTACACGCAGGCGTTCCGGCAGTCGAACGCCGGCCTCGGCGCAGCCCTGGCGACGATCCTGTTCGTCCTCGTCGTCCCGATCGTCGTCTACAACGTGCGCCAGATGCGCATCTCGGAGGATGTCCGATGA
- a CDS encoding carbohydrate ABC transporter permease gives MSTTDREQGFTTSAASAPGVKAGDFVDPAVSGGGSRTGTVPRSAKAKKRLTNPGASLIAIVLAVLWTIPTFGLVLSSIRPEIQTKTTGWWTFPLDPQVTVNNYNLVLYGGQNNFASYFINSLVITLPAVIIPITLALLAAYAFAWMDFPGRDALFVGVFALQIVPIQVTLIPLLRDYNDAGLAGSFWPIWLSHSIFALPLAIFLLHNFMKDIPKSLIEAARVDGAGHVKIFFQVLMPLLTPAIAAFGVFQFLWVWNDLLVALTFGSPDTFPLTERLASLVGSRGSEWHVLTAGAVISIIVPLIVFLSLQRFFVRGLLAGSVKG, from the coding sequence ATGAGCACCACCGACCGGGAGCAGGGATTCACGACCAGCGCCGCGAGCGCCCCCGGCGTCAAGGCGGGCGACTTCGTCGACCCGGCCGTGTCGGGCGGCGGCAGCCGCACCGGCACCGTCCCCCGCTCGGCGAAGGCCAAGAAGCGCCTCACCAACCCCGGGGCCTCCCTCATCGCCATCGTCCTGGCGGTGCTGTGGACGATCCCGACGTTCGGCCTCGTGCTGTCGTCGATCCGCCCCGAGATCCAGACCAAGACCACGGGCTGGTGGACCTTCCCCCTGGACCCGCAGGTGACGGTCAACAACTACAACCTGGTGCTGTACGGCGGGCAGAACAACTTCGCCTCGTACTTCATCAACTCCCTCGTCATCACCCTGCCCGCGGTCATCATCCCGATCACGCTCGCGCTGCTGGCGGCCTACGCCTTCGCGTGGATGGACTTCCCGGGCCGCGACGCGCTCTTCGTCGGGGTGTTCGCCCTGCAGATCGTCCCCATCCAGGTGACGCTCATCCCGCTGCTGCGCGACTACAACGACGCCGGGCTGGCCGGGTCGTTCTGGCCCATCTGGCTCTCGCACTCGATCTTCGCCCTGCCCCTGGCGATCTTCCTGCTCCACAACTTCATGAAGGACATCCCCAAGTCCCTCATCGAGGCCGCCCGCGTCGACGGCGCCGGGCACGTGAAGATCTTCTTCCAGGTGCTCATGCCGCTGCTCACGCCGGCCATCGCCGCGTTCGGCGTCTTCCAGTTCCTCTGGGTGTGGAACGACCTGCTCGTCGCCCTGACGTTCGGCTCGCCCGACACCTTCCCGCTCACCGAGCGCCTGGCCAGCCTGGTCGGCTCGCGCGGCTCGGAGTGGCACGTCCTCACCGCCGGCGCCGTGATCTCGATCATCGTGCCGCTCATCGTGTTCCTGTCGCTCCAGCGCTTCTTCGTCCGCGGCCTGCTCGCGGGCAGCGTCAAGGGCTGA